A genomic stretch from Candidatus Methanomassiliicoccus intestinalis Issoire-Mx1 includes:
- the tpiA gene encoding triose-phosphate isomerase translates to MSELKTPAVIVNFKAYSEVEGGKALKLAESCLEVSEESGIKISICPPMPELSLIASAISIPVLSQHVDAKKPGSATGWVTPQMVAASGAVGSLLNHSEHRMMLADIAAAVESCRSLDLVTVVCTDTAVTSAAAASLSPDFIAVEPPELIGGDVSVTDARPEVVSEAVSAVRNINSSVKVLCGAGVKTGKDVSKAIELGAAGVLLASGVVKAANPKEILRDLVQYL, encoded by the coding sequence TTGAGTGAACTTAAGACTCCGGCAGTAATCGTCAACTTCAAAGCATATTCAGAGGTAGAGGGCGGAAAGGCCCTCAAACTCGCTGAATCCTGCCTTGAAGTATCGGAAGAATCAGGCATCAAAATCTCGATATGCCCGCCGATGCCGGAACTCTCCCTGATTGCTTCTGCCATTTCCATTCCTGTGCTGTCGCAGCATGTGGATGCTAAAAAACCAGGATCTGCTACCGGCTGGGTTACCCCGCAGATGGTAGCGGCTTCAGGAGCTGTGGGAAGTCTGCTGAATCATTCTGAACACAGAATGATGCTTGCAGATATTGCTGCTGCAGTCGAGTCCTGCCGATCTTTAGATCTTGTCACAGTTGTTTGTACTGACACTGCGGTAACTTCAGCTGCTGCCGCGTCCTTATCGCCTGATTTTATTGCCGTAGAGCCTCCGGAGCTTATCGGCGGTGACGTTTCTGTCACTGATGCAAGACCGGAAGTTGTTTCGGAAGCAGTCAGCGCTGTCAGGAATATCAACAGCAGCGTCAAGGTTCTCTGCGGTGCAGGCGTAAAAACAGGAAAAGACGTTTCAAAGGCTATTGAACTCGGAGCTGCAGGTGTTCTGCTAGCTTCTGGTGTTGTCAAAGCTGCAAATCCCAAAGAAATACTGCGCGATCTGGTGCAGTACCTTTAA
- a CDS encoding fructose-1,6-bisphosphatase, producing the protein MSDRVTVSVIKADVGSVGGHARPHPLMMQKCVERLKDGVRAGTVDDFYVTRVGDDINLYLTHTRGENNKDVHGLCWDAFMDATKVAKEMKLYAAGQDLLTDAFSGNIRGAGPGAAEMEFKERGAEPIVFFMADKTEPSSYSFPLCKVFMDPFTTTGLVIDPRAHEGFKFEIVDVIDSKKVIMSTPEETYDILTLLGDTTRYAIKRIWSKSDDIGIGAVVSTEKLNISAGKYVGKDDPVCICRAQSGLPAVGEHLQPYMFPALVAGWMRGSHYGAWYPCSVADSDPVFFDGPPRICAVGMHVSNGKFQGLEDPNSPVGVHEPLDYFAGSCWDEARRSAVKASMYMRRHGPFMPAVLGPEEMEYTTRPAVLSKLKERMEKLE; encoded by the coding sequence ATGTCAGACAGAGTCACAGTATCAGTTATTAAAGCGGATGTTGGATCGGTAGGAGGACACGCCCGTCCTCATCCATTGATGATGCAGAAATGCGTCGAGCGCCTGAAAGACGGTGTCAGAGCCGGAACCGTGGACGATTTTTATGTTACCAGAGTCGGTGACGACATAAATCTTTATTTGACACACACCAGGGGAGAGAACAACAAAGATGTTCATGGTCTCTGCTGGGATGCCTTTATGGATGCTACCAAGGTAGCTAAAGAGATGAAGCTGTATGCTGCCGGTCAGGATCTGCTTACAGATGCCTTTTCAGGCAACATAAGGGGTGCCGGTCCAGGCGCTGCTGAGATGGAATTCAAAGAGAGAGGCGCAGAACCGATCGTATTCTTTATGGCCGACAAAACTGAGCCTTCTTCCTACTCATTCCCGCTCTGCAAAGTTTTCATGGATCCATTTACCACCACAGGTCTGGTAATTGATCCCCGCGCCCACGAGGGCTTTAAGTTTGAAATTGTGGATGTAATAGACTCCAAGAAAGTCATCATGTCCACTCCTGAAGAGACATATGATATCCTTACTCTCCTGGGAGATACCACAAGGTACGCCATCAAGAGGATCTGGAGCAAATCTGACGATATCGGCATCGGTGCAGTCGTCTCTACAGAAAAACTCAACATTTCTGCAGGCAAATACGTAGGAAAAGATGACCCCGTTTGTATCTGCCGTGCCCAGTCTGGTCTGCCGGCAGTAGGGGAGCACCTGCAGCCTTACATGTTCCCTGCTCTCGTTGCAGGATGGATGCGCGGTTCTCACTACGGTGCATGGTATCCATGCTCAGTTGCTGATTCCGACCCTGTCTTCTTTGACGGTCCCCCGCGAATCTGCGCTGTAGGTATGCACGTCAGCAACGGTAAGTTCCAGGGTCTGGAAGATCCAAACTCTCCTGTAGGCGTCCACGAACCTCTGGATTATTTCGCAGGCAGCTGCTGGGATGAAGCCCGCCGTTCTGCTGTGAAAGCTTCAATGTATATGCGCAGACACGGTCCATTCATGCCTGCCGTTCTGGGACCAGAAGAGATGGAATACACCACCCGCCCGGCTGTACTGAGCAAACTTAAGGAAAGGATGGAAAAGCTTGAGTGA
- a CDS encoding ferredoxin, with the protein MVKVEIDLEGCIQCGRCYDEACSDIFIQTDDGTSNISEKYRTSGPEAGEVPENMFDCAAKAAEECPVDVISIQK; encoded by the coding sequence ATGGTCAAAGTAGAGATTGATCTAGAAGGATGCATTCAGTGCGGAAGGTGTTACGATGAAGCTTGTTCCGACATCTTTATTCAGACAGATGACGGTACATCCAATATCTCGGAGAAATACCGTACTTCCGGGCCTGAAGCAGGAGAAGTTCCGGAAAATATGTTCGATTGCGCCGCCAAAGCGGCAGAAGAATGCCCCGTTGACGTAATTTCTATTCAGAAGTAA
- a CDS encoding GyrI-like domain-containing protein — protein sequence MNYICKDRTLCPMNYNAVIKEIPEYIMYCKSGVIADWDSLVEFIHSAADECLAANPDMECDDSAYNFITYPNGFGGDGNILLEYYEAVKAFGNETKSIKFKKIEKTKAVCVLHKGSYEGLKFAYAFAFQYLKENGYAMSEPPRECYIDGCWNKESVSEYLTEIQIPVDL from the coding sequence ATGAACTATATATGTAAAGACAGGACTCTTTGCCCTATGAATTATAATGCAGTGATTAAAGAGATACCGGAATACATCATGTACTGTAAAAGCGGTGTTATCGCAGATTGGGACTCTCTGGTGGAATTCATACATTCCGCTGCTGACGAATGCCTTGCGGCGAACCCAGACATGGAGTGTGATGATTCCGCATACAACTTCATAACATATCCCAATGGTTTCGGTGGAGATGGGAATATCCTGCTGGAGTACTACGAAGCCGTAAAAGCATTCGGCAACGAGACAAAATCCATAAAATTCAAAAAGATTGAAAAAACCAAAGCTGTCTGCGTTCTCCACAAAGGCAGTTATGAAGGTCTCAAATTTGCCTATGCATTTGCATTTCAGTATCTGAAAGAAAACGGATATGCAATGTCTGAACCTCCCCGGGAATGCTATATAGACGGCTGCTGGAACAAGGAGAGTGTAAGCGAGTATCTGACTGAAATTCAGATACCTGTGGATCTCTAA
- a CDS encoding pyridoxamine 5'-phosphate oxidase family protein, which produces MNDVVKFLQDSPIQYLATVGSDNKAKCRPFTFVGEIDEKLWFCTDNQHEAYMDMQYNPWIEFAGPGSENSWMRLSGKAVFEENMEAKKICLSVPLVKEYYKTADNPALAVFYLADAHAQIADMYENSPKRYDL; this is translated from the coding sequence ATGAATGATGTTGTAAAATTTTTACAGGACAGTCCGATACAGTACCTTGCTACAGTCGGCAGCGACAATAAAGCAAAATGCCGCCCTTTTACATTTGTCGGAGAGATTGATGAAAAATTATGGTTCTGCACTGACAACCAGCATGAAGCATACATGGACATGCAGTATAATCCCTGGATAGAGTTTGCCGGACCGGGTTCTGAGAATTCCTGGATGCGCCTGAGCGGCAAAGCAGTTTTTGAAGAAAACATGGAAGCTAAGAAAATCTGCCTGTCTGTACCATTGGTTAAAGAGTACTACAAAACCGCTGACAACCCTGCTTTGGCAGTGTTCTATCTGGCTGATGCTCATGCCCAGATCGCTGACATGTATGAGAATTCGCCAAAACGCTATGATCTCTGA
- a CDS encoding GrpB family protein, whose protein sequence is MGKKLSEMTLEELWTLFPIRLTEHNAEWKDQYAEMAIFLENKLSSCKVIRISHIGSTAINGILAKPIVDILVEIATDEDIRAVAEIITSSGFIKMSESKGRISFNYGYTESGFAEKVYHLHLRYVGDNEELYFRDYLIDNPEIAKEYQQLKLNLWHQYEHNRDAYTEAKTEFIKKHTMDARKQYEKRY, encoded by the coding sequence ATGGGGAAAAAGCTATCAGAAATGACTCTTGAAGAATTATGGACACTGTTTCCAATCAGATTGACGGAGCACAATGCTGAATGGAAAGATCAGTATGCGGAAATGGCTATATTTTTGGAGAATAAACTGTCATCTTGCAAGGTCATTCGCATTAGTCATATCGGTAGTACAGCAATAAATGGCATTTTGGCAAAGCCTATTGTTGATATTCTTGTTGAAATCGCTACCGATGAAGATATTAGAGCTGTTGCTGAAATCATTACGAGTAGCGGATTTATCAAAATGTCAGAGTCAAAAGGGAGGATTTCCTTTAACTATGGATATACAGAAAGCGGATTTGCCGAAAAAGTTTACCATTTGCATCTTCGATATGTGGGTGATAATGAAGAACTGTATTTTCGTGACTATCTAATTGATAATCCTGAGATCGCAAAAGAATACCAACAGTTAAAACTCAATTTATGGCACCAGTACGAACATAATAGGGATGCATATACCGAAGCAAAAACGGAATTCATAAAAAAACATACAATGGATGCAAGAAAACAATATGAGAAGCGTTATTGA
- the aspS gene encoding aspartate--tRNA(Asn) ligase: MALDLITRNSKTLSPEDAEKQVKVKGWAQEIRNLGGISFLILRDRYGTVQVTAPKKKVAPEIMDVLTSLSRESVVEVCGTAKASNQAKGGAEVIPESITVLSSAASPLPLGVVDKVNAEMDTRYDHRFMDLRKPEARAVFEIKSKVLRLIDEYLLGEDFVEVFSPKIVASGAEGGATLFKLDYFGKPAYLAQSPQLYKQMIMSTGLDRVFEIGPAFRAEPSDTVRHVSEFISFDGEMAYIDSMNDVLQMLEGCIQHVIKGVAETSSAQLEILGTEVKVPKAPYPIIEYKDAVEIVTKEGMEISLGDDLGTEGEKILGSVMEEKGYEMYWIVEYPEEAKPFYIMEKEGTPYSYSFDLDYKGQEISSGGQREHRYNVLVDRISKKGLNPDDFNFYLDAFKYGMPPHGGWGIGVERLVQKMLSLPNVREAILFPRDRVRLVP; encoded by the coding sequence ATGGCATTGGATCTTATCACAAGAAATTCCAAGACTCTTTCACCAGAAGATGCTGAAAAGCAGGTAAAGGTGAAAGGCTGGGCTCAGGAAATCAGAAATCTGGGTGGAATTTCATTCCTTATTCTGAGAGATAGATACGGCACTGTTCAGGTAACAGCTCCTAAGAAAAAAGTAGCACCAGAGATAATGGATGTATTAACGTCATTATCCAGAGAATCTGTAGTTGAAGTATGCGGAACAGCCAAAGCTTCCAATCAGGCTAAAGGAGGAGCAGAGGTAATTCCTGAAAGCATTACTGTCCTCAGCAGCGCAGCTTCCCCGTTGCCTCTAGGAGTTGTCGATAAGGTAAACGCAGAAATGGATACCCGTTACGACCACCGTTTCATGGATCTTAGAAAACCTGAAGCCAGAGCAGTTTTTGAAATCAAATCAAAAGTACTCAGGCTCATTGACGAATATTTGTTAGGCGAAGATTTTGTAGAAGTATTCAGTCCTAAAATTGTAGCTTCTGGCGCAGAAGGCGGAGCTACACTGTTCAAACTTGATTACTTCGGCAAGCCTGCATACCTTGCACAGTCGCCGCAGCTGTATAAGCAGATGATCATGTCCACAGGTTTAGACCGCGTGTTTGAAATCGGACCTGCATTCAGAGCAGAACCCTCAGACACAGTAAGACATGTCTCGGAATTCATATCATTTGACGGAGAAATGGCTTACATCGATTCCATGAATGATGTCCTGCAGATGCTGGAAGGCTGCATACAGCATGTAATCAAAGGCGTTGCAGAAACTTCATCAGCCCAGCTGGAGATTCTTGGCACTGAGGTAAAGGTTCCTAAAGCTCCATATCCAATCATAGAATACAAAGATGCAGTGGAGATCGTAACCAAAGAAGGAATGGAGATTTCATTAGGTGATGATCTGGGTACAGAAGGAGAGAAGATTCTCGGTTCAGTAATGGAAGAAAAAGGTTACGAGATGTACTGGATCGTAGAATATCCTGAAGAAGCAAAGCCATTCTACATCATGGAAAAAGAAGGCACTCCCTACTCATACTCTTTCGACTTGGATTACAAAGGACAGGAAATCTCTTCTGGAGGACAGAGAGAACACAGATACAATGTGCTGGTTGACAGAATAAGCAAGAAAGGTCTGAATCCTGACGATTTCAACTTCTATCTTGACGCTTTCAAGTATGGAATGCCCCCTCATGGAGGATGGGGTATCGGTGTGGAACGTCTGGTGCAGAAAATGCTTTCATTACCAAACGTAAGAGAAGCAATCCTCTTCCCCAGAGACAGAGTGAGATTAGTACCTTAA
- a CDS encoding helix-turn-helix transcriptional regulator: MFMKPEDEFEIITYVDEKTLKKLEKLAEKEGFQSADECADYIFHKQTFVLCCNDPDCRKDLIEKVFAKSRLSRTDLAVYSRYQTGQSIKDIAEELGLSEKEVKDCIGYARLQFPSETRRPFP; this comes from the coding sequence ATGTTTATGAAACCTGAAGATGAATTTGAGATCATCACATACGTAGATGAAAAAACGCTGAAGAAGCTGGAGAAACTTGCAGAAAAAGAAGGCTTTCAGTCAGCAGATGAATGTGCTGATTATATATTCCATAAACAGACGTTTGTCTTATGTTGTAATGATCCAGATTGTAGAAAAGACCTGATTGAAAAAGTGTTTGCAAAAAGCAGACTCAGCAGAACAGATCTTGCAGTATACTCAAGGTATCAGACAGGACAAAGCATTAAGGATATAGCTGAAGAATTGGGTCTCAGCGAGAAAGAAGTCAAAGACTGCATAGGATACGCAAGACTGCAGTTTCCATCCGAAACAAGGAGACCATTTCCATAA
- a CDS encoding ribbon-helix-helix domain-containing protein, which yields MPKRAPPKTPVKLTFPTEMLPEIDRAVKEGLFSGRSEFIMYLVRSHLDKMEDRDKSKRDYDVYAAQTKKPKTKQ from the coding sequence ATGCCAAAAAGAGCACCTCCAAAGACGCCAGTCAAATTGACTTTTCCTACTGAAATGTTGCCTGAGATTGACCGCGCAGTAAAAGAAGGACTGTTCTCAGGACGGAGTGAGTTTATAATGTACCTTGTCAGATCACATCTTGATAAAATGGAAGATCGTGACAAGTCTAAACGCGACTATGACGTTTATGCAGCTCAGACTAAAAAACCTAAAACTAAACAATGA
- a CDS encoding Hint domain-containing protein, with protein MSDFINALKMQAIPDGYFSERLVAAVKFSESTTKTTFFKNDVDTGLAHAEVYRNVLKQLSACVVSYALSQVREYDFYKCVSVQKTCIDNWFNNHGAEVGQAFLQDYVESVLGTPLDCSDDFLRKLTDEVSEPGFIQNFFIESAASNTLGGKALLVLLKNLDKSGNYFNKVLDAWKSHELFQKMFSDYESYSWIESSKSHFYNGSDIFSEVYDAVKSVCCSRTEVVRQERDVVDIGPTGAPIVGNVDYDYAIFGDPVVYWISNVASSYSLSSNLKPNNEMKLGKHQRDPGCVLAGTKILMQDGSSKPIEAIRKNDKVLSVGGMPAVVSDELIVNPQVKEFYAINDDEPFLSLEHAILTQQGWKCLDPETAQQINPNFEVSLLKIGDIVCKLKERDPDTGELIYENVAVKKINTISKEYVMSYDLHFTDGYKSYHANDYCCLLNYPDITSNTIRKNVRSLFNQYDCDELDMLKVKLDDMGPTLEQMFGKSSVDYVKRKLETPYVEVEKAQNRYLTSDMVQKNFLFDQVIFTDGKDAFTHLHIIQGNVLVHDQTCSEYADVTVPLMDSEGFYFEHEHYKVYLKLLFNGLMAKGIIHDGKSFRTFYALGKSTFSVRLFVDDHWLDFANLKLWFEKNKTGSYVPTAALYMVLDGNEERISERCIFQTILIDKKPIFNATLYINSDIAELCRDEGIFCVDDLSINFSYNYKTLSGTGYIRTAEKDMDYKLQGEFLQYDLLNKEEDQLQSWLFTKKPIAYQLHRGISAATENSISCLRSNLALSVEDLFCIAPPESMEKVYDLNFTKIKNMMLYAIPQNWLGMMCALRPSVGEYGDLTNAEVEMITSDAGMREYLTNNFGKGFITTSLFHSTEPKIHNKFDQTTTATKLDYYWKGVDNDKCFSKNQYYNRISNTVHLHSYMTFVPDLKKYKDDNAESWAKQLYDYILSPQILQMLAIETQSTDKNKLRHIVTMLDILDNRQNVEIDQDSKKVKVSYANSVYIKVLTYNLNFCSTNVKKLPEGSSVDEIRQFVEAIFRNYYLALINGTPFLGKNIPEDIQRKLKEDLVQYMKDQKEYSVETFIVSITTFLDDFANLINDCTGLNFQRLRNFSSRHPTICGLLSLAVISTMLISMIASIYFLINNTGKLDIVSLFEVIVGSAAGITGALSTFAVYRAGKAIFNLETKFQEVLQAMRQLNHAVEDVDIIAIGAKEAGSTERYLVRLGESLGRELTANETGFVKIAVRWSKIVKVASVMAKLVSVVVMGAALGFCIYQTILDFNSGQSTVIKVFEIIDVVCTGLGFFAEIGSGIAGLAGSALVSSAFSVFGIALMAVGIIISLVLAFLPRKQEPTPAEKFVDDHALTFVNNLPMPSNKWIKMKANQEHYLNGGKMCKCVSI; from the coding sequence GTGAGTGATTTTATCAATGCTTTAAAAATGCAAGCGATTCCAGATGGTTATTTTTCAGAACGTTTGGTGGCTGCTGTAAAATTTAGTGAAAGTACCACAAAAACTACATTTTTTAAAAATGATGTCGACACTGGTCTGGCTCATGCTGAAGTTTATCGTAATGTATTGAAGCAGCTTTCAGCCTGTGTAGTGTCTTATGCTTTATCACAGGTCCGTGAGTATGATTTTTATAAGTGTGTCTCAGTTCAGAAAACTTGTATTGATAACTGGTTTAACAATCATGGTGCAGAAGTTGGGCAAGCATTCTTACAAGACTATGTGGAATCTGTTTTAGGAACACCGCTTGATTGCTCTGATGATTTTTTGAGAAAATTAACTGATGAAGTATCCGAACCTGGTTTTATACAGAATTTTTTCATCGAATCCGCTGCTTCAAACACCCTTGGCGGAAAAGCACTTTTAGTCCTGCTGAAAAACTTAGACAAAAGCGGTAACTATTTCAATAAGGTTCTTGACGCTTGGAAAAGTCACGAGTTATTCCAGAAAATGTTTTCTGACTATGAATCCTACTCATGGATCGAATCTTCAAAATCTCATTTTTACAATGGTTCTGACATTTTTTCAGAAGTATATGATGCTGTAAAATCCGTTTGCTGTTCTAGAACTGAGGTTGTACGCCAAGAACGGGATGTTGTAGACATAGGGCCTACAGGAGCGCCAATAGTTGGCAATGTTGATTATGATTATGCTATATTCGGAGATCCAGTTGTTTATTGGATATCCAATGTAGCAAGTTCATATTCATTATCATCTAACCTTAAACCCAATAATGAAATGAAACTGGGCAAACATCAGAGAGACCCTGGTTGCGTACTTGCTGGAACTAAGATACTTATGCAAGATGGCAGCAGTAAACCCATAGAAGCTATTCGCAAGAACGATAAAGTATTGAGTGTAGGTGGGATGCCAGCAGTAGTTTCTGATGAGCTGATCGTAAATCCGCAGGTAAAAGAATTTTATGCAATTAATGATGATGAGCCGTTTTTATCTTTAGAACATGCAATTTTAACTCAACAGGGCTGGAAATGCTTAGATCCTGAAACGGCACAACAGATCAATCCAAATTTTGAAGTATCTCTATTAAAAATAGGTGACATCGTCTGTAAACTAAAGGAAAGAGATCCAGATACTGGAGAACTAATTTATGAAAATGTAGCAGTAAAGAAGATAAATACAATCTCTAAAGAATATGTCATGTCTTATGATCTGCACTTCACAGATGGTTATAAGTCATATCATGCTAATGATTACTGTTGTCTGTTAAATTATCCTGACATTACTTCCAATACAATACGTAAAAATGTCCGCTCACTTTTCAATCAATACGATTGTGATGAACTAGATATGCTTAAAGTTAAGCTGGATGACATGGGGCCAACATTAGAACAGATGTTTGGAAAAAGTTCTGTAGATTATGTTAAACGTAAGTTAGAAACTCCTTACGTTGAAGTGGAGAAAGCTCAAAATAGATATCTGACTTCTGATATGGTTCAAAAGAATTTTCTTTTTGATCAAGTCATTTTCACAGATGGAAAAGATGCGTTTACACATCTCCACATTATTCAGGGAAACGTTTTGGTGCATGACCAAACTTGTTCCGAATATGCAGATGTTACTGTTCCTCTAATGGATAGTGAAGGTTTCTATTTTGAACATGAGCATTACAAAGTATATCTAAAACTTCTTTTTAATGGTTTGATGGCCAAAGGAATAATCCATGATGGAAAAAGCTTCAGAACTTTTTATGCCCTGGGCAAATCAACCTTTTCCGTCAGGCTGTTCGTAGATGATCATTGGCTTGATTTTGCCAATCTAAAACTCTGGTTTGAAAAAAATAAAACAGGCAGTTATGTGCCAACAGCAGCATTATACATGGTGTTAGATGGTAATGAAGAACGCATAAGTGAACGATGCATCTTTCAAACAATACTGATCGACAAAAAACCAATATTTAATGCAACTCTTTATATAAATTCTGACATTGCAGAACTCTGCAGAGATGAAGGTATATTTTGTGTCGATGATCTCAGCATTAACTTCAGCTATAATTATAAGACATTGTCCGGCACTGGTTATATTCGGACAGCAGAGAAAGATATGGATTATAAGCTGCAAGGTGAATTTTTACAGTATGATCTCCTGAATAAAGAAGAAGATCAACTGCAATCCTGGCTATTTACAAAAAAACCAATTGCATATCAGCTTCATCGGGGAATCAGTGCAGCCACTGAGAATAGTATTTCGTGTTTGCGCAGCAATCTTGCCTTGAGTGTAGAAGATTTATTCTGCATTGCACCACCTGAAAGTATGGAAAAGGTCTACGATCTCAATTTCACCAAGATTAAAAATATGATGCTTTATGCCATTCCCCAGAATTGGCTGGGTATGATGTGTGCTCTAAGACCCAGTGTCGGAGAATACGGTGATCTTACCAATGCAGAAGTGGAAATGATCACCAGTGATGCTGGTATGCGTGAATATCTGACAAATAACTTTGGAAAGGGATTTATCACAACTTCATTATTTCATTCAACTGAGCCTAAGATTCATAATAAATTCGATCAAACGACCACTGCGACTAAGCTTGATTATTATTGGAAAGGAGTAGATAATGACAAATGTTTTTCTAAAAATCAATACTATAATCGAATATCCAATACTGTCCATCTGCACAGTTACATGACGTTTGTTCCTGATTTAAAAAAGTACAAAGACGATAATGCAGAATCTTGGGCAAAGCAACTATATGACTACATTCTTTCACCGCAGATCCTTCAGATGCTGGCTATTGAAACACAATCAACTGATAAAAATAAGCTGCGTCACATTGTGACTATGTTGGATATATTAGATAATAGACAAAATGTAGAGATCGATCAAGATAGTAAAAAGGTGAAGGTAAGTTATGCAAATTCGGTATACATTAAAGTCCTTACCTATAACTTGAATTTTTGTTCAACGAATGTCAAAAAACTTCCCGAAGGCTCCTCTGTAGATGAGATACGCCAGTTTGTTGAAGCCATCTTTAGAAATTATTATCTGGCATTGATAAACGGAACTCCATTTCTGGGTAAAAATATACCAGAGGATATCCAACGGAAGCTGAAAGAAGATCTTGTTCAGTATATGAAAGATCAGAAAGAGTATTCCGTTGAAACATTTATCGTTTCAATTACTACCTTTTTAGATGATTTTGCTAATTTAATCAATGACTGTACTGGATTAAACTTTCAAAGACTTAGGAATTTTTCAAGCAGGCATCCCACAATCTGCGGATTACTGTCTCTTGCTGTAATCTCTACAATGCTCATATCTATGATCGCTTCCATCTATTTTCTTATAAATAATACAGGTAAATTGGACATAGTATCCTTGTTTGAAGTTATTGTAGGATCTGCAGCGGGAATTACAGGTGCGCTCTCCACATTCGCAGTTTATAGAGCAGGGAAAGCCATATTTAATCTAGAAACTAAGTTTCAAGAAGTCCTTCAGGCTATGCGGCAACTTAACCATGCGGTGGAAGATGTTGATATCATCGCAATAGGTGCAAAAGAAGCCGGCAGCACAGAACGGTATCTTGTACGCTTAGGAGAAAGTCTTGGTAGAGAATTAACAGCTAATGAAACTGGGTTTGTAAAAATCGCTGTTAGATGGTCTAAAATTGTAAAAGTTGCTTCAGTAATGGCTAAATTAGTATCTGTTGTTGTGATGGGTGCTGCATTAGGATTCTGTATCTATCAGACAATACTTGATTTCAATAGTGGTCAGTCGACCGTCATAAAAGTGTTTGAAATAATTGATGTCGTTTGTACAGGCTTAGGATTCTTTGCGGAGATCGGCTCAGGAATTGCTGGATTGGCAGGTAGTGCTCTAGTTTCTTCTGCCTTTTCTGTATTTGGAATTGCTCTTATGGCTGTTGGAATAATCATCTCTCTGGTGCTTGCTTTCTTACCACGCAAACAGGAACCTACGCCAGCAGAAAAATTTGTAGATGATCATGCTTTAACTTTCGTAAATAACCTGCCAATGCCCAGCAATAAGTGGATAAAAATGAAAGCGAATCAAGAGCATTACCTCAATGGTGGAAAAATGTGCAAGTGTGTTTCCATCTAA
- a CDS encoding RusA family crossover junction endodeoxyribonuclease: protein MPIGEPLETIEFSVLGEPSPEGSTRAFYIKKINKAVVTHSNQSNLEAWRNRVATEAQRALEGSSWISDSSSAYALDVDFYLTRPPSVQPHKRLHPIVKPDLDKFIRAINDALTGILFSDDCQVIALNITKTYDDDLRPGAHIKAYRYANTCEKPKKIKKEEVNQGPLDEFEEFEDPRD from the coding sequence ATGCCGATCGGAGAACCTTTAGAGACGATTGAGTTCAGCGTTCTGGGAGAACCCTCACCAGAAGGAAGCACCAGAGCGTTCTATATCAAAAAAATAAACAAAGCTGTTGTAACACACTCTAACCAAAGCAATCTTGAAGCCTGGAGAAACAGAGTGGCTACGGAAGCCCAGAGGGCTCTGGAAGGAAGTTCCTGGATCTCTGACAGCTCTTCTGCATATGCACTTGATGTTGATTTTTATCTCACCAGGCCTCCGTCAGTACAGCCCCATAAGAGGCTGCACCCGATCGTCAAACCAGATCTTGATAAGTTTATCAGGGCGATTAATGACGCTCTTACAGGAATCTTATTCTCCGATGACTGTCAGGTTATTGCTCTCAACATAACTAAGACGTATGATGATGACCTGCGTCCTGGTGCGCACATTAAAGCGTACAGGTATGCCAACACATGTGAAAAGCCTAAGAAAATAAAGAAAGAGGAAGTTAACCAGGGGCCGTTGGACGAATTTGAAGAATTCGAGGATCCCCGTGATTAA